From the genome of Blautia hydrogenotrophica DSM 10507:
CACTCTGGATTTGCCTCACATCCGTAATACTTACGTCCTTTCTTGGTCTTTTTCAGAACCACGTCTTTTCCACATATAGGACAGGGAACTCCAATCTTTTCATAATAAGGTTTTGTATTCCGGCACTCTGGAAAGCCAGGGCAGGCCAAAAAGCGTCCATGGGGTCCATATTTGATCACCATATTTCTTCCACATTCTTCACAGATCACATCTGTGACCTCATCTTCAATCTTCACCTGCTCCAATTCTTTTTCCGCAATCTCCACATCTTTTTTCAAATCCGGATAGAAGTTTCTGACAACCGTCTTCCACTGTACTGTGCCCGCTTCTACACAGTCCAAAAGCCCCTCCATCGTCGCTGTAAAATTTACATCCACAATGCTGGGAAATGCCTGTTTCATGATGTTATTCACCACTTCTCCCAACTCGGTCATATACAGATTCTTATTCTCTTTGGAGATATACCGTCGTTTGATAATCGTCGTGATTGTTGGCGCATAGGTACTAGGCCTTCCAATCCCTAACTCTTCTAAGGTCTTAACCAAAGATGCTTCCGTATAATGTGCCGGCGGCTGAGTAAAGTGCTGTTCCGGCTGAAGCTTCAGCAGCTTCAACGGCATGCCTTTTGTCAGACTCTTAGCCAGAACATTCTCCTTTTTCTTTACGTCTTCCTCCTGACTGTACACAGACTGGAAGCCTTGAAAGACAATTCTGGAGGCAGCAACCGTAAAATAGTACTTACCTGCTGATATCTTAACGGATGTCGTCTCATATTTTGCACTGCTCATACGACTGGCCGTAAAACGCTTCCAAATCAACTGATATAAACGATACTGGTCCCTCGAGAGTGATTCTTTTAAAGACAACGGTGTCCTGGTAATATCTGTGGGCCGAATTGCCTCATGGGCATCCTGAATCTTCTGTTTGCTGCCAGAGGTTTTCGGGACTGCCGCCACATACTCTTTTCCATACTCACTGTCAATATATTCTCTGGCTGCTTTGTCCGCCTCTTCTGAAATTCGGGTTGAATCTGTACGCAGGTATGTGATAACGCCCACTGTGCCATTTCCCTTGATGTCAATTCCTTCATACAGCTGTTGAGCCAAGCGCATGGTCTTTTGAGTAGAAAAATTCAGCGTCTTGGCCGCTTCCTGTTGCAATGTACTGGTGGTAAACGGCAGCGGTGCATTTTTGTGCCGCTCCCCTTTTTTCACCTCTGCTACCTCGTAGGAACACTGTCCTAACTCAGACAGAATCTCATCCATCTGTTCTTTATTCTGAATCTGTACCTTCTTCTTTGTACCATAAAACTTGGCTATCAGCGGTTTCTTCTCGCCTTCCACCTGGAACTCTCCTTCTAAATCCCAGTACTCTTCTGGGATGAAGGAATTGATTTCATCTTCCCGATCTCCGATAATTCTAAGAGCCACCGACTGTACTCTTCCTGCACTCAGACCTCTTTTTACTTTCACCCATAGCAGAGGACTGATACTGTATCCCACCAGTCGGTCCAGCACCCTCCTGGCCTGCTGAGCCTCCACCAGATTCATATTCAGTCTGCGCGCCTGTTTTATGGAAGATTTTACCGCTGTTTTTGTGATCTCATTGAAGGTAATCCTCTGCATTTTTTCGTCGTCAACCTTTAAGGCTTGTGTCAAATGCCAGGATATCGCCTCCCCTTCCCGGTCAGGGTCCGTCGCCAGATAAATTTTATCCGCTTTTTTCGCTGCTTTTCTCAGCTTTGTCAGCAATTCCCCTTTTCCCCGGATCGTGATATATTTCAACTCAAAGTCATTTTCTGTATCAATTCCCATCTGACTTTTCGGTAGATCTCTTACATGCCCGTTAGAAGCCTGTACGTCATAATTGCTTCCCAAAAATTTTTTAATCGTCTTAACTTTTGCGGGTGATTCCACAATCACCAAATATTTCGCCATGTTCCCTCTCCTATATTGCACCACTTTGAAATGTTTGTGACTATTCAGCCATGCAGTTTGGATTCACAGTTCTACAATTTCTTAAAATTTTATAAAATTGTTTTCTTTACAAAAAAATTATGCCCAATCCGCTCTACAAGGCCCTCCAATTCCAATTCCGTCAAACAATTTATAGTCTTTGTCACCGAAAAATGTGTATATTCCACAATCTCATGGAGATTTTTTGGTTGTAAATCCAAACCACTATACACCAAATTAAGATCTCTTGCAAGTCTTACACTATTTTTTTTTGCTGAATCCTCCCTTGTCTCTCTTTGAATCCCCCACTCTTCCAGTATTTTCTGAGGAGACCCGGCAACTCCTGCCCCCTGTTCCAAGAGCTGATGACACCCGCGGCTGAGACTAGAATCCACAGGCCCTGGCAGCGCATAGACACTCTTTCCTTGTTCCATCGCAAAATCTACCGTGATCAGCGAACCGCTCTTTTCTCTCGCCTCTATAACCAGCACCACATCAGCCAATCCACTGATAATCCGGTTTCTTGCCGGAAAATAACAGCCCAGCGGCATCGTTCCCGGCTTTTTCTCACTGATCAGGCCCCCTGACTGCCAGACTTGGCGATATAAGCTATCGTGCTGTTTTGGATAGCAGATATCTACACCACTCCCTAAAACCGCAAACGTAGGTGTCCCTCCTTCCAAAGCCCCACTGTGAGCTCTTCCATCAATCCCTGCCGCCAAGCCGCTGATTACCTGCACTCCTGCCCTACTCATCTCCTGCGCATACAAAAATGCCTGACGCCTTCCATAAGCACTGCATGCCCTAGCTCCCACGATGGCAATGGTCGGACGATCGTCTCTTGGCAGCTCTCCTCTCACATAGAGCTTTTTAGGCATCCCTCTCAACTGCCGAAGACGCCTCGGATATTTCTCACTGCCACGCTCAATACATTCTATGTCAAGGTAATAAATTTCTTCCATAAAAATACTCCCCTCTCATCTCCAATATTTTTTGTCTAGACTGCGATAGCCGATCGCTTCTTCCAAATGTTCTCTCTGAATCATCCGCGATTCCTCTAAATCAGCGATTGTCCGCGCCACTTTTAAAATTCTGTGATAGGCCCTGGCACTGATTTTGAGTCGGTCATATGCTTTCCCCAAAAGTTCTCTTCCCTGTGAGCTAACCTCACAGTACTGCTCTATCCCTCTCGGGGTCAGATCTGCGTTAAAGCATAGAGTTGTCCCCTCATATCGCTCTTTTTGAATCCTCACTGCCTTTTCCACCCTCTGACGAATCTGGGCAGACCCCTCTTGCTCGCTTGGACTAGACAATGCCTGATAAGATATGGGAGCCGCCTCCGCACACAGATCAATTCTATCTAACAGCGGCTGGCTAATTCTTTTCAGATACCCACCGATCTCTGCCGGACTGCAGGTACAGCGGTTCATATCCGGATAATACCCGCAAGGACATGGGTTCATCGCAGCCAGCAACAGAAAATCCGCTGGAAAGCAGTAAGTCCCGTGGACTCTAGACAGCCTGATATATCCATCCTCCAGAGGCTGCCTTAGAATCTCTAAACTCCTCTTTGAAAACTCAGGCATTTCATCCAAAAAAAGCACTCCCCTGTGTGCCAAAGTCACCTCTCCTGGTTTTGGATTCTTTCCGCCGCCGGCCAATGCCTGCGCCGATGCTGTGTGGTGAGGGGCTCGAAAAGGTCTTCTCATCATCATAGGAAACTCTTCTGACAAAAGTCCTGCTATGCTGTAAATCTGAGATACCTCCAAGCTTTCCGCCTCACTGAGAAACGGCATAATTCCCGGGACCCTCTTGGCCACCATAGACTTTCCTGTTCCTGGAGCTCCTATTAAAAGCAGATTGTGAAAGCCACTCGCTGCGATCTCCGCCGCCCTTTTTGCCCCTTCCTGTCCCTGCACTTCTCGAAAATCCGCAGAATATCTCTGTCTTTTCGTAATATCTCCATGAAACTTTCCTCTCTCCCCCTTTTGTTTTCCCAACAAAACGTCTCTCATCTGAGCCAATGATCTTACTCCAATCACTCGTATATCTGGAACCATAGAACCTTCCTGTAGGTTTTCAAAAGGAAGAATACAGGTATGGCATCCCAACTCTCTTGCCTTGCGAACAACGGGCAACACACCGATCACAGGATTACATTTCCCGCTCAGACTGACCTCGCCTATGATAAGGATTCCCTGAAGCGACTCACAGGGAATCCTACCGGCTGCTGACAAAATCGCAGCCGCTATGGGAAGGTCATACCCTGCCCCCTCTTTTCGTATATCCGCTGGTGCTAAATTGACTGTTATCCTCTTAGGCGGCAGTGAAAGCCCTGTGTTTTTCATTGCTGTTCTCACTCTCTCCTGAGCTTCTTTCACCTGAGAGGACACATATCCAACCATGGAAAAGGAAGGCAGACCGTCGCTTAAATCTGCTTCTACTTGAATCGGACAGATCTCCATTCCCTGAATGGATGCCGACAACACGCTACTGAACATTATTCTCTCCTTTCTCTTTCGGCACACACGCCGCCGTAATCCCCCGAAATAGCAAGACCACTGATTGCGGCGTGTGTATCGCACAAAGCATTTTGTACGATAGGAAAGGACTTTCACGCAGAAACGTGACAGATCTTTCCTAATACAAGAA
Proteins encoded in this window:
- a CDS encoding YifB family Mg chelatase-like AAA ATPase: MFSSVLSASIQGMEICPIQVEADLSDGLPSFSMVGYVSSQVKEAQERVRTAMKNTGLSLPPKRITVNLAPADIRKEGAGYDLPIAAAILSAAGRIPCESLQGILIIGEVSLSGKCNPVIGVLPVVRKARELGCHTCILPFENLQEGSMVPDIRVIGVRSLAQMRDVLLGKQKGERGKFHGDITKRQRYSADFREVQGQEGAKRAAEIAASGFHNLLLIGAPGTGKSMVAKRVPGIMPFLSEAESLEVSQIYSIAGLLSEEFPMMMRRPFRAPHHTASAQALAGGGKNPKPGEVTLAHRGVLFLDEMPEFSKRSLEILRQPLEDGYIRLSRVHGTYCFPADFLLLAAMNPCPCGYYPDMNRCTCSPAEIGGYLKRISQPLLDRIDLCAEAAPISYQALSSPSEQEGSAQIRQRVEKAVRIQKERYEGTTLCFNADLTPRGIEQYCEVSSQGRELLGKAYDRLKISARAYHRILKVARTIADLEESRMIQREHLEEAIGYRSLDKKYWR
- the dprA gene encoding DNA-processing protein DprA; its protein translation is MEEIYYLDIECIERGSEKYPRRLRQLRGMPKKLYVRGELPRDDRPTIAIVGARACSAYGRRQAFLYAQEMSRAGVQVISGLAAGIDGRAHSGALEGGTPTFAVLGSGVDICYPKQHDSLYRQVWQSGGLISEKKPGTMPLGCYFPARNRIISGLADVVLVIEAREKSGSLITVDFAMEQGKSVYALPGPVDSSLSRGCHQLLEQGAGVAGSPQKILEEWGIQRETREDSAKKNSVRLARDLNLVYSGLDLQPKNLHEIVEYTHFSVTKTINCLTELELEGLVERIGHNFFVKKTIL
- the topA gene encoding type I DNA topoisomerase — its product is MAKYLVIVESPAKVKTIKKFLGSNYDVQASNGHVRDLPKSQMGIDTENDFELKYITIRGKGELLTKLRKAAKKADKIYLATDPDREGEAISWHLTQALKVDDEKMQRITFNEITKTAVKSSIKQARRLNMNLVEAQQARRVLDRLVGYSISPLLWVKVKRGLSAGRVQSVALRIIGDREDEINSFIPEEYWDLEGEFQVEGEKKPLIAKFYGTKKKVQIQNKEQMDEILSELGQCSYEVAEVKKGERHKNAPLPFTTSTLQQEAAKTLNFSTQKTMRLAQQLYEGIDIKGNGTVGVITYLRTDSTRISEEADKAAREYIDSEYGKEYVAAVPKTSGSKQKIQDAHEAIRPTDITRTPLSLKESLSRDQYRLYQLIWKRFTASRMSSAKYETTSVKISAGKYYFTVAASRIVFQGFQSVYSQEEDVKKKENVLAKSLTKGMPLKLLKLQPEQHFTQPPAHYTEASLVKTLEELGIGRPSTYAPTITTIIKRRYISKENKNLYMTELGEVVNNIMKQAFPSIVDVNFTATMEGLLDCVEAGTVQWKTVVRNFYPDLKKDVEIAEKELEQVKIEDEVTDVICEECGRNMVIKYGPHGRFLACPGFPECRNTKPYYEKIGVPCPICGKDVVLKKTKKGRKYYGCEANPECEFMSWQKPSKEKCPNCGSYMVEKGNKLVCSNETCGFVKKIQEEEPIKA